A portion of the Glandiceps talaboti chromosome 13, keGlaTala1.1, whole genome shotgun sequence genome contains these proteins:
- the LOC144444706 gene encoding uncharacterized protein LOC144444706 — MANRLQLNLYKVDTVTAKLYKLNNMSIVYDLITKVKEENDLDDDDEIMIFERAVIKGSISPMLENNNLLSTYQRQNFVYHVRGVSPDLSDLEKISCNQNIAFFGPPGHGKSSAINSIAKSLGYRGQIATTFRGTAPGTRVYTRYHIGKHYLSFTLWDVPGQSLTAGPVQLATRVQDILNGRQPANKRIGTSIRRTKRDERIHTVVCVQKATTDVDVMHSVIVNTAVRPDGRSVPIFLIMTHADELIAQHQLDADGMDRRKDDFARLVGLDACVTFCLANYDSMHQSNIEDPQREQYMREMLLAILSSAKMYKGELESSDSSCQIM, encoded by the exons ATGGCCAACA GGTTGCAATTGAATTTATACAAAGTTGATACGGTCACTGCAAAACTCTATAAACTCAATAATATGAGTATTGTTTATGACCTAATAACAAAAGTAAAGGAAGAAAATGACCTGGATGATGATGACGAAATCATGATTTTCGAGCGTGCAGTAATCAAAGGATCAATTAGTCCTATGCTTGAAAACAATAACTTACTATCGACGTATCAAAGGCAGAACTTTGTTTATCATGTCAGAGGTGTCTCCCCAGACCTAA GCGACCTTGAGAAAATCAGCTGTAATCAGAACATTGCCTTTTTTGGACCTCCTGGACATGGCAAGTCCTCGGCCATCAATTCAATTGCAAAG TCATTAGGATACCGGGGGCAAATTGCTACAACATTTCGAGGAACTGCACCAGGAACAAGGGTATATACAAGATATCACATTGGTAAGCATTATTTGTCCTTCACTCTGTGGGACGTACCTGGACAATCATTAACTGCAGGACCAGTACAATTGGCGACAAGAGTCCAGGATATTCTGAATGGTCGCCAGCCTGCTAATAAGCGTATTGGCACCAGTATCAGACGTACTAAACGTGATGAAAGAATCCATACAGTCGTCTGTGTACAAAAGGCAACCACCGATGTAGACGTCATGCATAGTGTCATCGTTAATACAGCCGTGAGACCAGACG GTCGTAGTGTCCCAATTTTCCTAATCATGACACATGCAGACGAATTGATTGCACAACATCAATTGGATGCAGATGGCATGGATCGCAGAAAGGACGATTTCGCACGATTAGTTGGCCTAGATGCATGTGTTACTTTTTGTTTAGCAAACTATGATTCCATGCACCAATCTAACATAGAAGATCCGCAAAGAGAACAATACATGCGAGAAATGTTGTTGGCCATTTTATCCTCGGCGAAAATGTACAAGGGCGAATTAGAAAGCAGCGATAGTAGCTGTCAAATTATGTAA